A region of the Paenibacillus sp. J23TS9 genome:
TATTCCTTTTCCCGAAGGGGAAATCAAACACATACCGGATACTTCGTTTTATCTGAAAAACGAGAAGTTCACAGTCGAGTATTATACGCAGGAGGAAATGCCGGAGGAGTTCCGCAATAAAGGCAAGACTCTTCCCAAGCTGTTTAATACCCAAGCTACATTGTATCAATGCACTGCCGATTGTGATGATCCGACCAAAGAACCAAAGCTTGAAGAAGTGACAAAGCATAATATTCAGGTGAATGATCCTTTGGACTACAAGGGCCTGATGGCATACCAGTTTGACTATGACATGACTCCGATATTGCGAGCGGTGAGTCCATCTTTGGTAGATGTCAAGACGGGCCAAGACTTCGGGAAATTCAAGCTGGATATCAGAAATCCGCAACGCAACTATACGGTTGGCGACTATTCGCTTGAATTGAAAGAAAAGTACAATGACTTTGGTCTTGATGAAAATGGCAAGCCTGTCACGAAAACTCCGAATCCAAATGCGCCGGCATTTCTTTTCCTGATTAAAGGTCCGGATCTGCCAGCTGCGGGTGTGCAGTATATCTATTTTCCGAAAGAAATTGATAAAGAGCGTTTTCAGCAAGATGCCATCAACACCAAGCTGAATGGAGGAAGTGCTCCACTCATGCTTGACGTGAAGGGTATGGAAAATGTCGATTTCTCTTTATCTACCTCATACTTGAATATTCGCGTGGATAAGGTAATGCCGTTTATCTGGATCGGCGCCAGCATCGTGATGCTTGGCCTCGTGCTGGGATTCTACTGGCAGCACCGCCGGATCTGGCTGCGGATTGATGACGGTATGTTGACACTCGGAGCACACACCAATAAAAACTGGTTCGGCATACGCCGGGAGATCTCGGCCATTCTGAAAAAAATGAATCTGGATGTGGACGAAAAGTCCATGGATAACGGAGGAAAAAACGCATGAAGTTATTGGATTTCAGCAGCAATATGTTTGTCGTTGCATTCTTCCTTTACTGCGCGGCATTTATATTATTCGCCGTTGCTCTGATGGGCCGCAGGTGGAGCAATCGCGACCCTGAAGCACATATGAAAAAATGGGGGGGGATCGCCTTTCTGGGTTCGTCCCTGGGTCTGATCTTCCACCTGATATTTTTCGTGACCCGCTGGATTGGCGGCGAACATATACCGGTTAGTAACATGTATGAATTTATGTCATTCCTGTCGATGATGGTTATGGTCGCGTTTACGGTCGTATACCTGATTTACAGAAAGACATTGCTTGGCTTGTTCGCCGTACCGATTACCATCATTATTATGGCATATGCTGCGGTGTTCCCGCAGGAAGTGCAGCCGCTGATTCCATCGCTGCAATCCTACTGGCTCAAGATTCACGTTACTTTAGCTGCAGCGGGTGAGTCCTTCTTCGCCATCGGCTTTGCAGCCGGATTTATGTACTTGATTCGCACGGTTGATTTTAAGAGTAAAGAGAAGAAAGCGAAGAAACAGCAGCGCTGGGTGGAAGTTATTTTCTTTTCAATCATCCTTGTTATATCCTTTATAGCTACTGTATTTATTTTCCGCTCAGCCGGTTATGAGTCGGTGTTTACCCAAACGAAAGTAACGGGCCAAGTAGGGGCACAAACAACGATTACCGAGAAGGTATCCTATAAACTGCCGCCGATCGTTGCACCGTATCACAGCAAGATCGAAAGCTATGAGCCATTCCTGGGCATGAGCAAGCCGTTGTTTAATGCTCCATCCTGGATGAACGGGGTAAATGCCGGACGTAAATTCAACACGATTATCTGGTCCGTTCTCACCGGCCTCATTCTTTACGGTATTCTGCGTCTGATCGTCCGCAAGCCGCTTGGCCGTGCCGCTTCTCCTTTAATGGATGGCATTGATGCAGACGATTTGGATGAGATCAGCTACCGCGCCATTGCGATTGGTTTCCCGATTTTCACTTTAGGTGCTCTCATCTTTGCGATGATTTGGGCACAAATTGCCTGGGGTATCTTCTGGAGCTGGGATCCGAAAGAGGTATGGGCGCTCATCTGTTGGCTGTTCTACAGTGCTTATCTGCATCTCAGACTTTCCCGCGGCTGGCAGGGCAGCAATTCGGCCTGGCTCGCGGTTATCGGCTTCCTTGTAGTTATGTTCACCCTGGTCGGGGTAAACCTGGTTATTGCAGGTTTGCATTCCTATGCAGGTGTTGAATAACATTCATTAATCGACAAAAACCATCATAAAGAGAATCCGTTTCGCATTTGATGTTGAATGTTGAAGCGGATTTTCGCTATAATTGTCCTTTGAGAGCAAGTGGAAGATCTTCGTATGAACATAAAGGGGTTGTTGTCTATGTCAGAGCACGGAAATCGAATACTGGTTGTGGACGATGAAGAACGGATTCGACGTTTGCTTAAAATGTATTTGGAAAAAGAAGGTTATGAAGTGGAAGAAGCGGAAGATGGAGAAACTGCGCTGCGCAAAGCTTCGAATCAAGATTATGGTCTTATTCTGCTGGATTTGATGCTGCCAGGAATGGATGGCATGGAGGTCTGCACCCGTTTAAGACAATTAAAATCAACACCGATCCTGATGCTGACGGCCAAGGGCGAGGAAATCAACCGTGTTCAAGGGTTTGAAGTCGGAGCGGATGATTACGTTGTTAAGCCGTTTAGTCCCCGGGAAGTTATATATCGTGTAAAGGCGATCCTGAGACGTTCCTCAGCCACGGCGTATTTGTCGAAGGATAGTAATTCCAGCAATAATATCGTATTTCCTTACCTTGTCATTGAACATGACGCACACCGGGTAACCGCAAGCGGACATGAAGTCAGTTTGACACCGAAAGAATACGAGCTTCTGCATTATCTCGCAGTTTCACCTGATAAGGTATTTTCAAGAGAAGAGCTGCTGAAGGATGTGTGGAATTACGAGTTCTTCGGTGATCTGCGTACCGTGGATACGCATGTCAAAAGATTAAGGGAAAAGCTGAATAAAGTATCTCCGGAGTCGGCTGCCATGATTACAACCGTATGGGGAGTCGGTTATAAGTTAGAGGTGCCAAAGTAACGTGAACTTCTGGACATCTCTGGTCGGTAAATTGTGGGCAACGATCATATGCCTGGTGGCATGTATTCTGATTATCATGGCCTTGTTCCTGCTTCCGTATATCGATACCAATTTCTCGAACAATTCCGGAGACATTAAGCGTCTATTTACGTATACGGCGATCATCGGCTTTTCGATGACCACCTTTTTTGCGCTATTCCTTCTCACTAAAATTACTCAGCCTATGCAAAAACTGATCAGCGCAACAGAGGCGATCAGTAAAGGCGAGTATAGTACCCGTCTGTCCATCGTAACCAGCGATGAGATTGGAAAGCTCGCTAATACGTTTAACCATATGGCTACTGAGCTTGAAGACAATATCCGCAATCTCAATCAGGAAAAAGAACACTTGGCTAGTGTACTGCGAAGCATGAGTGATGCAGTGATTACGATTGACAATTCTGGCCATATTATTTTGACTAATCCACCGGCCCAGAAGCTGATTCCCAAGTGGAAGGATATCGATTGGGATATGGATCAGTCAGAAGAGCTTGAAGGTCCATTCGAGGAAAAGGTGCCTAAACCGCTGCTGGATTTGTTTGAACGGATGCTTCAGGAAAGTGCGGATGTAAGTGCGGATGTGCATGTTAAGCAGGGGGTATGGTCTGTCCATATGGCTCCCCTGTATGCTGATAATGATATTCGCGGCGCTGTGGCAGTGCTCAGAGATATTACCGAACAGGTGAAGCTGGAGAAAATGCGACAGGATTTTGTGGCCAATGTGTCCCATGAAATCCGGACACCTCTTTCGATGATGCAGGGCTACAGTGAAGCTTTGCTTGATGGAATGGCTGCATCTCCGGAAGAGAGTGAGGAACTGATTCAGGTTATTCACGATGAATCCTTGCGGATGGGACGGCTGGTAAAGGATCTGCTTGATCTGGCTCGAATGGAGGCCGGGCATACGGATATACAGCGGAGCAGGCTGGATGTAAATGAGCTGCTCGAACGCGTATACCGTAAATTCTCCGTACGGGCGAAGGATAATGTAATCGAGCTATCTTACATTAAAAAGTCGGATGATCTCTTTTTGGAGGAGGCGGACGAAGATAAGCTGGAGCAGGTGCTCACAAATCTTCTGGACAACGCATTCCGCCATACACCTGAAGGCAAGCAGATCCGTATTGTAGCCGAACGGGTAGGAGAGGGACTTGCTACTGATCTGCAGATAAAGATCGAAGATGAAGGTGCAGGAATCCCTCAGGAAGATATTCCGTTTGTATTTGAACGGTTTTATAAGGCAGATAAAGCCAGAGTGCGTGGAGGTTCCAATGGAACGGGGCTCGGGCTTGCCATCGTGAAAAGTATCGTAGAATCCCATTCCGGATCGATTCGGGTTACAAGCCAGCTTGGCGAAGGAACCATATTCTCGATACGACTTCCTGTCGAAAGCCATAAATCTTGATAGCATACCAAGAAACACCTCATTCTGGGGTGTTTTTTGTTGAAGTTGAAAGATTAATCTTGTTCAACGTGGAACAATCGATGATGCCCAAAAAGCGCTTACCCTCTAATAGGGCATGCGCTTTTTGGTTATTTGATTTAATTTTGCGTGAATCGTTACAGGGTAATTTCGATGGCACGGTTCAGTTCAGCAAGGGTTGTCAGCTGAACCAGCACATCTTTTTGGACAGCTTTGTCAACGGACAGAATCATAATGGCCGCGCCGCCGATGATCTTACGACCCACCTGCATGGAGGCGATG
Encoded here:
- the ccsA gene encoding cytochrome c biogenesis protein CcsA → MKLLDFSSNMFVVAFFLYCAAFILFAVALMGRRWSNRDPEAHMKKWGGIAFLGSSLGLIFHLIFFVTRWIGGEHIPVSNMYEFMSFLSMMVMVAFTVVYLIYRKTLLGLFAVPITIIIMAYAAVFPQEVQPLIPSLQSYWLKIHVTLAAAGESFFAIGFAAGFMYLIRTVDFKSKEKKAKKQQRWVEVIFFSIILVISFIATVFIFRSAGYESVFTQTKVTGQVGAQTTITEKVSYKLPPIVAPYHSKIESYEPFLGMSKPLFNAPSWMNGVNAGRKFNTIIWSVLTGLILYGILRLIVRKPLGRAASPLMDGIDADDLDEISYRAIAIGFPIFTLGALIFAMIWAQIAWGIFWSWDPKEVWALICWLFYSAYLHLRLSRGWQGSNSAWLAVIGFLVVMFTLVGVNLVIAGLHSYAGVE
- a CDS encoding cytochrome c biogenesis protein ResB, with the protein product MLQEVIAFKNTKCECGHQNPVGTVLCEACGRPLEEEDRESTEVLEMRYDGMARRSQRVNPNFIDRIWNFFSSVKIAVYMIILTLIGSMLGSIFPQESTFLNVDPSTYYKDTYGTWGLVYYKLGLTHTYESWWFILLLVMIGASLIICSLDRVLPLYKALTKQRILKHMQFLTRQRVVYQGPVGGTVEDWMKQVSAPIKKKGYRVYTDGNALLAEKYRFSRWGPYVIHIGLIIFLLAVLARGLPGLKMDQHIPFPEGEIKHIPDTSFYLKNEKFTVEYYTQEEMPEEFRNKGKTLPKLFNTQATLYQCTADCDDPTKEPKLEEVTKHNIQVNDPLDYKGLMAYQFDYDMTPILRAVSPSLVDVKTGQDFGKFKLDIRNPQRNYTVGDYSLELKEKYNDFGLDENGKPVTKTPNPNAPAFLFLIKGPDLPAAGVQYIYFPKEIDKERFQQDAINTKLNGGSAPLMLDVKGMENVDFSLSTSYLNIRVDKVMPFIWIGASIVMLGLVLGFYWQHRRIWLRIDDGMLTLGAHTNKNWFGIRREISAILKKMNLDVDEKSMDNGGKNA
- a CDS encoding response regulator transcription factor; the encoded protein is MSEHGNRILVVDDEERIRRLLKMYLEKEGYEVEEAEDGETALRKASNQDYGLILLDLMLPGMDGMEVCTRLRQLKSTPILMLTAKGEEINRVQGFEVGADDYVVKPFSPREVIYRVKAILRRSSATAYLSKDSNSSNNIVFPYLVIEHDAHRVTASGHEVSLTPKEYELLHYLAVSPDKVFSREELLKDVWNYEFFGDLRTVDTHVKRLREKLNKVSPESAAMITTVWGVGYKLEVPK
- a CDS encoding ATP-binding protein, producing the protein MNFWTSLVGKLWATIICLVACILIIMALFLLPYIDTNFSNNSGDIKRLFTYTAIIGFSMTTFFALFLLTKITQPMQKLISATEAISKGEYSTRLSIVTSDEIGKLANTFNHMATELEDNIRNLNQEKEHLASVLRSMSDAVITIDNSGHIILTNPPAQKLIPKWKDIDWDMDQSEELEGPFEEKVPKPLLDLFERMLQESADVSADVHVKQGVWSVHMAPLYADNDIRGAVAVLRDITEQVKLEKMRQDFVANVSHEIRTPLSMMQGYSEALLDGMAASPEESEELIQVIHDESLRMGRLVKDLLDLARMEAGHTDIQRSRLDVNELLERVYRKFSVRAKDNVIELSYIKKSDDLFLEEADEDKLEQVLTNLLDNAFRHTPEGKQIRIVAERVGEGLATDLQIKIEDEGAGIPQEDIPFVFERFYKADKARVRGGSNGTGLGLAIVKSIVESHSGSIRVTSQLGEGTIFSIRLPVESHKS